The following proteins are co-located in the Terriglobales bacterium genome:
- a CDS encoding DNA alkylation repair protein, protein MSRSWLARSAKHLLRGSKSIALSSQRFFKEAFEAHGWRTAPLRKFAHEYRKSLTKSAGLNAVVELADELFRGPISEEKNFAVFLLEPSPTKLGDSEFRLFDEWLDRVSNWSDHDGLTMYLLGPMMAALPERARCVRKWVRSRNLWRRRASAVSLIRGIRRGMFWKEAQEVAKELLADEDIMVQKGLGWMLREAAKQDATRTTPFLVSIRERATRLVLRTACETLNSTQKKRILA, encoded by the coding sequence ATGTCTCGCAGCTGGCTCGCGAGATCCGCCAAACACTTGCTTCGCGGCTCGAAGTCAATCGCCCTTTCTTCTCAGCGATTCTTCAAGGAAGCATTCGAAGCTCACGGCTGGCGCACAGCCCCGCTTCGCAAGTTTGCTCACGAGTATCGCAAATCACTTACTAAGAGCGCCGGGTTGAACGCTGTCGTGGAATTGGCGGATGAGCTGTTCAGGGGACCCATATCTGAAGAGAAAAACTTTGCGGTCTTTCTCCTGGAACCATCCCCGACTAAGCTTGGCGATTCGGAGTTTCGCCTGTTCGACGAATGGCTCGACCGTGTATCAAATTGGTCTGATCACGATGGACTGACAATGTACCTTCTCGGGCCCATGATGGCAGCGCTGCCGGAACGAGCGAGGTGCGTCCGCAAATGGGTTCGTTCGCGAAACCTGTGGAGACGCCGCGCTTCGGCGGTGTCGCTGATACGCGGCATTCGCCGGGGCATGTTCTGGAAAGAAGCGCAAGAGGTTGCGAAGGAACTTCTCGCAGATGAGGACATCATGGTCCAAAAAGGGCTAGGCTGGATGCTGCGGGAGGCCGCGAAACAAGATGCTACTCGAACAACGCCGTTCCTCGTTTCAATTCGGGAGCGCGCAACTCGTCTGGTCCTGCGAACTGCTTGCGAAACGCTGAATTCTACGCAAAAGAAGAGGATTCTTGCCTAG
- a CDS encoding NAD(P)-dependent oxidoreductase, producing MHTGPKLTPEQLEENFADINPPLTPSLALEAASRCLFCYDAPCIKACPTEINIPQFIRQILTQNLVGSARTILSANVLGHSCGRVCPTSVLCEGACVLNAEGKKPVEIGRLQRHAVDHVLDRGIKVLKAGKENGQRVAMIGAGPASLACAAELRRFGYGAVIFDSKPHPGGLNTYGIAAYKMRAEDAVRETEMIRALGVDIRNGVTVGRDVSLEQLEREYDAIFLGIGLGETEDLHIEAESIRRCADALSFIEKTKTNGFDHVQVGTRVAVIGGGNTAIDVATAARRLGAEVVYMIYRRSREEMSAFDYEYELAKADGVTFVWQAAPVRVLPDARGRAQGLVCVKTELGSPDSSGRRSFRPIPGSEFTLEVDMVVKALGQKKLAFLQDIPKLRLDGGKVVVNPETMQTSNPKYFAGGDCVNGGGEVVDAVAHGKRAARGIHAALSSQQQGVAHA from the coding sequence ATGCACACGGGCCCCAAGCTCACTCCAGAGCAACTCGAAGAGAACTTCGCAGACATTAATCCGCCGCTTACGCCGTCGCTCGCTCTGGAAGCGGCATCGCGCTGCCTGTTCTGCTACGACGCGCCGTGCATCAAAGCTTGCCCGACTGAAATCAACATCCCGCAGTTCATTCGCCAGATCCTTACGCAGAATCTCGTGGGCTCGGCGCGAACCATTCTTTCGGCCAACGTGCTCGGCCATAGTTGTGGTCGCGTATGTCCGACTTCAGTTCTATGCGAGGGCGCGTGCGTTCTGAATGCTGAGGGCAAGAAGCCGGTCGAGATCGGACGGCTGCAGCGACACGCCGTAGATCACGTGCTCGATCGCGGAATCAAGGTGCTGAAGGCTGGGAAAGAGAACGGACAACGAGTAGCGATGATAGGGGCCGGTCCAGCGAGCCTGGCTTGTGCCGCAGAACTGCGACGGTTTGGATACGGGGCGGTGATCTTCGATTCCAAACCTCATCCCGGCGGACTGAATACTTATGGAATCGCTGCTTACAAGATGAGAGCCGAGGACGCAGTGCGCGAGACCGAGATGATCCGTGCGCTCGGCGTGGATATTCGAAACGGGGTGACCGTCGGACGCGACGTGTCCCTCGAGCAACTCGAACGCGAGTACGACGCGATTTTTCTCGGCATCGGGCTGGGCGAAACCGAGGACCTGCACATTGAAGCGGAAAGCATCCGTCGCTGTGCCGATGCGCTGTCATTCATCGAGAAGACGAAGACCAACGGCTTCGATCACGTGCAGGTAGGCACTCGAGTTGCAGTGATAGGCGGCGGCAACACGGCGATCGACGTGGCTACTGCTGCGCGGCGGCTCGGTGCGGAAGTTGTGTACATGATCTATCGCCGCAGTCGCGAAGAGATGTCGGCATTTGACTATGAGTATGAGTTGGCAAAGGCAGATGGAGTGACATTCGTCTGGCAGGCCGCTCCGGTGCGAGTACTCCCCGACGCTCGAGGCAGAGCACAAGGTCTTGTGTGCGTCAAAACCGAACTGGGCTCACCAGACTCGTCGGGCAGGCGCTCATTCCGTCCCATACCGGGAAGTGAATTTACACTCGAGGTCGATATGGTAGTAAAGGCCCTCGGACAGAAGAAGCTTGCCTTCCTGCAAGACATTCCCAAACTCAGATTGGATGGAGGCAAGGTCGTTGTGAATCCCGAGACGATGCAGACCTCGAATCCCAAATACTTCGCTGGAGGCGATTGCGTAAACGGCGGAGGCGAAGTGGTGGATGCCGTGGCGCATGGAAAGCGCGCAGCGCGAGGCATTCACGCGGCACTCTCGTCACAGCAGCAAGGAGTCGCACATGCCTGA
- the preA gene encoding NAD-dependent dihydropyrimidine dehydrogenase subunit PreA has translation MPDLSIYFCGVHSPNPFWLASGPPTNTAYQVMKAFDAGWGGAVWKTIGDPIINTASRYGSIDYKHERMIGLNNIELISDRPIETNFREISDVKKRFPRNTVIASLMVESKRETWHDIMRRAQDSGADLVELNFGCPHGMSERGMGAAVGQVPEYATMITTWVKEVATIPVIVKLTPNVTDVAHMAHAAKQGGADAVSLVNTFNSLVGVDLDSFAPRPNVGGYGSHGGYCGPSVKPIALHMVSSVAKHPKVGIPISGIGGIGNWQDAVEFILLGATSVQVCTAAMHYGFRIVEDMIDGLSQYLEDKGFSSVMDLVGKSVDRIRDWGDLDLNYKIVARIDPQLCIGCNLCYIACEDGAHQCISAAERPRGDLRDGEIAKHVPRILEDECVGCNLCALVCPVPGCITMEQIDLGRRTMSWRQLQEARGRNPQCSMEDLLANRSAAGD, from the coding sequence ATGCCTGATCTGAGTATCTATTTCTGCGGAGTCCACTCGCCGAATCCTTTTTGGCTTGCCTCAGGACCTCCGACCAATACCGCTTACCAGGTGATGAAGGCCTTCGATGCCGGCTGGGGCGGAGCCGTGTGGAAGACCATCGGAGATCCCATCATTAATACCGCGTCGCGCTACGGCTCCATCGATTACAAACACGAGCGCATGATCGGTCTCAACAACATCGAGCTCATCAGCGATCGTCCGATTGAAACCAACTTCCGCGAGATCTCTGACGTTAAGAAACGCTTTCCCCGGAACACCGTCATCGCGTCGTTGATGGTCGAATCCAAGCGCGAGACATGGCACGACATCATGCGCCGTGCGCAGGATTCCGGGGCAGATTTGGTGGAGTTGAACTTCGGATGCCCGCACGGCATGTCCGAGCGTGGTATGGGCGCAGCAGTCGGCCAAGTACCTGAGTACGCGACCATGATCACGACGTGGGTGAAAGAAGTCGCAACTATTCCCGTGATCGTAAAGCTCACACCCAACGTTACCGACGTTGCTCACATGGCACATGCCGCAAAGCAAGGTGGCGCGGATGCGGTCTCGTTGGTCAACACGTTCAACAGCCTGGTTGGCGTCGACCTCGACAGCTTCGCTCCGCGTCCAAACGTCGGCGGCTATGGCAGTCACGGGGGTTATTGCGGGCCATCGGTCAAGCCCATCGCGCTTCATATGGTTTCGTCAGTGGCTAAGCATCCCAAAGTCGGTATTCCTATTTCAGGAATTGGGGGTATTGGCAACTGGCAGGATGCCGTTGAGTTCATATTGCTTGGAGCAACATCGGTGCAGGTCTGTACCGCGGCAATGCACTACGGCTTCCGTATCGTTGAAGACATGATCGATGGTCTCTCACAATATCTTGAAGACAAGGGCTTCAGCTCGGTGATGGATCTTGTAGGCAAGTCGGTCGATCGCATCCGCGATTGGGGCGATCTAGATCTGAATTACAAGATCGTCGCGCGCATCGATCCGCAGCTCTGCATCGGCTGCAATCTTTGCTATATCGCCTGTGAAGACGGTGCGCACCAGTGCATCAGCGCTGCGGAGCGACCACGAGGAGATTTGCGCGATGGAGAGATTGCTAAACATGTCCCGCGTATCTTGGAAGATGAATGCGTCGGGTGTAACCTCTGCGCACTCGTTTGTCCAGTTCCCGGCTGCATCACGATGGAACAAATTGATCTCGGGCGACGGACGATGAGTTGGCGACAATTGCAGGAAGCCCGTGGCAGAAATCCCCAGTGCAGCATGGAAGATTTGTTAGCGAATCGAAGTGCCGCGGGAGATTGA
- a CDS encoding NCS1 family nucleobase:cation symporter-1: protein MSTVAHESTTRSRIEASPLYNHDLAPVDAAHRTWSTYNYAALWVSMSVNILTYMLAASLIQGGMGWKQAVLTVFLGNTIVLAPMLLNSHPGAKYGIPFPVLARASFGLLGANVAAVLRALVACGWFGIQSWIGGEAINTLLATLWPSWANNPRGVAICFVIFWGINLIVVLKGIEYIRFLQGVSAPILLGVGLLLLGWAYKSAGGFGPMLSAPSKFQSTSDFLKFLIPALNGTVGFWSTVSLNIPDFTRFARDQRGQLIGQAIALPTTMTLYSFIGVAVTSATVIIYGSAIWDPVQLLSRFHSPVAVVISLLAILLATLNVNIGANVVSPANDFSNLWPKRISFKLGGVITCLMGVAMMPWKLLANHRTFIFGWLGGYAAVLGPVAGIMICDYFIIRRKQLRVDDLYLRGSGYEYSRGFNWRAIGALIAGSGVALIGLVIPSVRFLYDYSWFVGFAVAFVVYLAIMPRTTSRLAAQEV from the coding sequence ATGAGCACGGTCGCCCACGAGAGCACAACGCGCAGCCGAATCGAAGCGAGCCCTCTTTACAATCACGACCTTGCGCCTGTCGACGCTGCTCACCGAACTTGGAGCACGTACAACTATGCTGCTCTCTGGGTCTCGATGTCTGTCAATATCCTGACCTACATGCTCGCCGCAAGCCTCATTCAGGGCGGCATGGGCTGGAAGCAGGCTGTCCTGACGGTGTTTCTCGGCAACACCATCGTGCTCGCCCCGATGCTGCTGAACTCCCACCCGGGAGCGAAATATGGCATTCCCTTTCCGGTACTGGCGCGCGCGTCATTTGGGCTTCTGGGTGCGAATGTTGCGGCTGTGCTACGCGCTCTGGTTGCGTGCGGATGGTTCGGGATTCAAAGCTGGATCGGCGGCGAAGCGATCAACACGCTTTTGGCGACGCTATGGCCGTCGTGGGCAAACAATCCCCGCGGCGTGGCGATCTGTTTCGTCATCTTCTGGGGCATCAACTTGATCGTCGTGCTCAAAGGAATTGAGTACATCCGATTCCTGCAGGGCGTAAGCGCCCCGATCCTGCTCGGCGTCGGATTACTGCTGCTTGGATGGGCCTATAAGTCGGCTGGCGGATTCGGTCCCATGCTCTCGGCGCCATCAAAGTTTCAGAGCACTTCAGATTTTCTTAAGTTCCTGATTCCTGCTTTGAACGGCACGGTTGGATTCTGGTCGACGGTCTCGCTCAATATTCCCGACTTCACCCGCTTTGCTCGCGATCAGCGCGGGCAGCTGATTGGCCAGGCGATTGCCCTGCCGACGACTATGACGCTGTATTCGTTCATAGGCGTGGCGGTCACCTCGGCGACGGTCATAATCTACGGGTCGGCGATCTGGGATCCGGTTCAATTGCTGAGCCGTTTCCATTCACCAGTTGCGGTAGTGATCTCGTTGCTCGCGATTTTGTTGGCGACGCTCAATGTCAACATCGGGGCCAACGTAGTCTCTCCCGCAAACGATTTCTCCAATCTCTGGCCCAAGCGCATTTCATTCAAACTCGGCGGCGTGATTACCTGCTTGATGGGCGTGGCCATGATGCCCTGGAAGCTCCTTGCCAATCACCGCACCTTCATCTTTGGGTGGCTCGGTGGCTACGCGGCTGTGCTTGGTCCCGTTGCGGGAATCATGATCTGTGACTACTTCATTATTCGCCGCAAACAGCTCCGGGTTGACGACCTTTACCTGCGCGGCTCTGGGTATGAGTATTCCCGGGGATTCAACTGGCGAGCGATTGGGGCGTTGATCGCAGGGAGCGGTGTGGCTTTGATTGGTCTGGTAATTCCGTCCGTACGCTTCCTGTATGACTATTCCTGGTTTGTCGGTTTCGCTGTGGCGTTCGTCGTCTACCTCGCAATAATGCCAAGAACGACTTCGCGGCTGGCAGCGCAAGAGGTTTAG
- a CDS encoding CoA-acylating methylmalonate-semialdehyde dehydrogenase, with product MSSSAIATQLKPCPIYINGRPQISRGEVFIQHNPATGEPVAEIPICSHDEVAAAIASAQAAFPAWSATPVMNRCRVLFHFHQLMEKHADELIALVTEENGKVREEARGSFQRGLECVEFACGVSSLMMGETVEHVGADVDGWSTRHPLGVCVGITPFNFPLMVPLWMFPVAIACGNTFVLKPSERVPRSSVRLLELVYEAGLPTGVMNLVHGTKPVVDQLLTDPRVKAVSFVGSSAVAKYIYATACANGKRAQALGGAKNHSVVMPDADMNHSASTIMSSSFGCAGERCVATSVVVAVGDAADPLLAALKKAADEMKVGDGSDRSTVMGPIINSEAKKRILNYIDVGEQEGAKLARDGRKDTCCDNDGYFVGPTIFDNVKPSMRIAREEIFGPVLSVVRARDLQEAVDVVNASEYGNASSIFTKSGHTAREFSAKVQTGMVGINVGVPAPVAIFPFTGWKGSFFGDLHALGKDGVKFYTETRVVTCRW from the coding sequence ATGTCCAGCAGCGCTATCGCTACGCAGCTTAAGCCGTGTCCGATCTACATCAATGGGCGCCCGCAGATTTCGCGCGGCGAGGTTTTCATCCAGCACAATCCGGCGACGGGCGAGCCTGTGGCTGAGATCCCTATTTGCTCGCACGATGAGGTCGCGGCCGCGATTGCTTCGGCGCAGGCGGCATTTCCCGCGTGGAGCGCTACGCCGGTGATGAACCGCTGCCGCGTGCTCTTCCACTTCCATCAACTGATGGAGAAGCATGCCGATGAGCTGATCGCGCTTGTAACCGAGGAAAACGGCAAGGTGCGCGAGGAGGCTCGCGGATCGTTCCAGCGGGGCCTGGAGTGCGTGGAGTTTGCCTGCGGCGTTTCCAGCCTGATGATGGGCGAAACCGTCGAGCACGTTGGCGCCGACGTGGATGGCTGGTCGACGCGGCATCCGCTGGGCGTATGCGTGGGCATCACGCCGTTTAACTTTCCCTTAATGGTACCGCTGTGGATGTTTCCGGTAGCCATCGCCTGCGGTAATACCTTCGTGCTGAAGCCTTCGGAGCGCGTGCCGCGATCGTCCGTGCGTCTGCTGGAGCTCGTGTACGAGGCTGGACTGCCGACTGGAGTGATGAACCTGGTGCATGGAACCAAGCCGGTGGTCGATCAGCTATTGACCGATCCACGGGTGAAGGCGGTTTCGTTTGTAGGATCGAGCGCGGTAGCGAAGTACATCTACGCAACTGCGTGTGCGAACGGCAAGCGCGCGCAGGCGCTGGGCGGCGCGAAGAACCACTCTGTCGTGATGCCGGACGCGGATATGAACCACTCGGCGAGCACGATCATGTCCTCGTCGTTTGGATGCGCGGGCGAGCGCTGTGTGGCGACTAGTGTGGTAGTGGCGGTGGGCGATGCGGCCGATCCACTGTTGGCGGCGCTGAAAAAGGCTGCCGACGAGATGAAGGTCGGCGATGGCTCGGATCGCAGTACCGTTATGGGACCGATCATCAATAGCGAGGCCAAGAAGCGCATTCTCAACTATATCGACGTGGGCGAGCAGGAAGGCGCGAAGCTGGCCCGGGATGGACGCAAGGATACTTGCTGCGATAACGACGGATACTTCGTTGGTCCGACCATCTTCGACAACGTGAAGCCTTCGATGCGGATTGCACGTGAGGAGATCTTTGGTCCGGTGCTGTCGGTTGTGCGGGCTCGCGATCTGCAGGAAGCGGTCGACGTGGTGAACGCGTCGGAGTACGGCAATGCCTCCTCAATATTTACCAAATCGGGGCACACCGCCCGCGAGTTCAGCGCAAAGGTGCAGACGGGAATGGTCGGAATCAATGTCGGCGTGCCTGCTCCGGTAGCGATCTTTCCGTTCACAGGCTGGAAAGGCTCATTCTTCGGCGATCTGCACGCCTTGGGCAAAGACGGCGTGAAGTTCTATACCGAGACGAGAGTCGTGACATGTAGGTGGTGA
- a CDS encoding aspartate aminotransferase family protein codes for MTKEEVIRKHKQYLFPSITTYFSEPLVTDHASMQYLWDADGNKYLDFFGGIVTISVGHTNPRVTSKVKAQIDKLQHASTLFPNEAVVALAEKIAQITPGEISQSFFSNSGTEANETAIQIARMYTGNFEVVALRHGYSGRSQLAQSLTGHGTWRRSLPVSNPGVVHALNPYCYRCPFGMKPTECGIECAKDVEAVIQTTTSGQIAAFIAEPIQGVGGFITPPKEYFKIVFNIVKQYGGLFISDEVQTGWGRTGKKWFGIEQWEVYPDIISSAKGLANGMPVGLTATKPEIAGSFKGLQISTFGGNPVTSVAAKATIDLIEEDRLMDNAEVVGNYFRQGLQSLQDKHDLIGDVRGMGLMQALEFVKDRKTKEVAPQETTQFMEECRSRGLLVGKGGLYGNVIRMSPPLNIAKSDVDEAIKIMDEALSAVRQPAVAAAR; via the coding sequence ATGACTAAAGAAGAAGTCATTCGCAAACATAAGCAGTACTTGTTCCCTTCGATCACCACTTACTTTTCCGAGCCATTAGTCACAGATCATGCAAGCATGCAGTATCTCTGGGATGCCGATGGCAACAAGTATTTGGACTTCTTCGGCGGCATTGTGACCATCTCAGTCGGGCACACGAATCCGCGAGTCACTTCGAAGGTGAAGGCGCAGATCGACAAGCTGCAGCACGCTTCCACGCTCTTTCCCAACGAAGCCGTTGTCGCGCTTGCCGAGAAGATTGCCCAGATCACTCCAGGCGAGATTTCCCAGAGCTTTTTCTCGAACAGCGGCACTGAGGCGAACGAGACCGCAATCCAAATCGCGCGCATGTACACCGGGAACTTCGAAGTCGTAGCATTGCGTCATGGCTACAGCGGGCGCTCGCAGCTCGCGCAGTCGCTTACTGGTCATGGTACTTGGCGCAGGTCATTGCCGGTTTCCAATCCTGGCGTAGTTCACGCGTTGAATCCGTACTGTTACCGCTGTCCCTTCGGCATGAAGCCGACTGAATGTGGGATCGAGTGTGCGAAAGACGTAGAAGCGGTGATCCAGACCACTACGTCAGGCCAGATCGCAGCATTCATCGCAGAACCGATTCAGGGCGTCGGCGGCTTCATCACTCCACCGAAGGAGTATTTCAAGATCGTCTTCAACATCGTGAAGCAGTACGGTGGGCTATTCATCTCTGACGAAGTCCAAACCGGATGGGGACGCACAGGCAAGAAATGGTTCGGCATCGAGCAGTGGGAGGTCTATCCCGACATCATTAGCTCGGCGAAGGGCCTGGCAAATGGCATGCCGGTTGGACTCACAGCCACGAAACCAGAGATCGCAGGCAGCTTTAAAGGACTGCAGATCTCCACGTTCGGCGGTAATCCCGTGACTAGCGTCGCGGCCAAAGCAACCATTGATCTCATTGAAGAAGACCGCCTTATGGACAACGCCGAAGTCGTCGGCAACTACTTCCGGCAGGGACTCCAGAGCTTGCAGGACAAACACGATCTCATCGGCGACGTTCGCGGCATGGGACTGATGCAAGCGCTAGAGTTCGTGAAGGATCGCAAGACCAAAGAGGTTGCTCCACAGGAGACGACGCAGTTTATGGAAGAATGCCGCAGTCGCGGCCTGCTCGTCGGAAAGGGCGGACTCTACGGAAATGTGATCCGCATGTCACCGCCACTGAACATAGCGAAGAGCGACGTGGATGAAGCGATCAAAATCATGGATGAAGCACTCAGCGCGGTCCGTCAGCCCGCCGTGGCAGCAGCGAGGTAG
- the hydA gene encoding dihydropyrimidinase yields the protein MSFDALIKNGIVVTATDTYTADVAIVDGKIDSIGTNLPQENATRVFNAAGKYVMPGGIDVHTHLDMPFGGTTSADDFETGTRAAAFGGTTTLIDFAIQYKGQTLRTAFDAWMHKAAPKAVADYAFHCIITDLPDARLDEMSQLIRDGVTSFKLFMAYPGVFMLDDASIFRAMRTASKTGAMICMHAENGGAIDVIVKQALAEGKTAPKYHALTRPTTAEAEATSRAIALAEMAGAPVYIVHLSCNDALEKVREARDRGLPVYAETCPQYLYLSLEDMDAPGFEGAKYVFTPPLREKWHQEKLWNGLKNDHLQVVSTDHCPFCFKEQKELGKDDFTKIPNGGPGIEHRMSLIYSGGVGKKRFSVNRFVELVSTTPAKIFGLYPRKGTIAVGSDADLVIFDPNREHTISAKTHHMRVDYSMFEGIKVKGMPDIVMSRGRVLVENDKFHGKAGSGNFLKRATYAGV from the coding sequence ATGTCCTTCGATGCACTCATCAAGAACGGAATTGTGGTCACCGCTACCGACACATACACGGCCGACGTAGCTATCGTCGACGGCAAGATCGATTCGATCGGCACGAACCTGCCTCAGGAGAACGCTACGCGTGTCTTCAACGCGGCAGGCAAATACGTGATGCCTGGAGGCATCGACGTTCACACGCATCTCGACATGCCCTTCGGCGGCACGACCAGCGCTGACGATTTCGAGACCGGCACTCGCGCCGCGGCCTTCGGCGGGACCACGACACTCATCGACTTCGCCATCCAATACAAAGGGCAGACACTACGCACGGCCTTCGATGCCTGGATGCACAAAGCCGCGCCCAAAGCCGTCGCCGACTATGCGTTCCACTGCATTATCACCGACCTGCCCGACGCGCGCCTCGACGAGATGTCGCAGCTCATTCGCGACGGTGTTACGAGCTTCAAGCTCTTTATGGCCTATCCGGGCGTCTTTATGCTCGACGACGCCAGCATCTTTCGCGCGATGCGCACTGCCTCAAAAACTGGCGCCATGATCTGCATGCATGCCGAGAACGGCGGCGCCATCGATGTAATCGTCAAGCAGGCGCTGGCGGAAGGGAAGACCGCGCCGAAATATCACGCGCTGACGCGTCCAACTACGGCTGAAGCCGAAGCCACGTCACGCGCCATCGCGCTTGCCGAGATGGCGGGCGCTCCCGTGTACATCGTTCATCTCAGTTGCAACGACGCGCTGGAGAAAGTCCGCGAAGCTCGCGATCGCGGATTGCCCGTCTATGCCGAGACCTGTCCGCAATACCTCTATCTCTCGCTCGAAGACATGGACGCTCCTGGGTTCGAAGGCGCCAAATACGTCTTCACTCCGCCGCTACGCGAGAAGTGGCACCAGGAAAAGCTCTGGAACGGACTCAAGAACGATCACCTGCAAGTCGTCTCCACCGATCATTGTCCGTTCTGCTTCAAGGAGCAGAAAGAGCTGGGTAAAGACGATTTCACCAAGATTCCCAACGGCGGACCTGGCATTGAGCACCGCATGAGCCTCATTTATTCCGGTGGTGTAGGGAAGAAGCGCTTCAGCGTGAACCGCTTCGTCGAACTTGTGTCAACTACGCCGGCAAAGATCTTCGGACTCTATCCGCGCAAGGGCACCATCGCCGTAGGCAGCGACGCCGATCTCGTGATCTTCGACCCAAATCGGGAACACACGATCAGCGCCAAGACTCACCACATGCGTGTGGATTACTCCATGTTCGAAGGCATCAAGGTAAAAGGCATGCCTGACATAGTCATGTCCCGCGGACGCGTGCTGGTCGAGAACGACAAATTCCACGGCAAAGCCGGCAGCGGCAATTTCCTCAAACGCGCGACTTACGCTGGAGTTTGA
- a CDS encoding nitrilase-related carbon-nitrogen hydrolase, translating into MSRSVRCGLIQAHNPLGPDHSMSKIKKAMIDKHLKLIEQAAKEKVQVLCLQELFYGPYFCAEQNQKWYEMTERVPDGPTTKLMQKLAAKYKMVIVVPVYEEEMTGLYFNTAAVIDSDGTYLGKYRKHHIPQVAPGFWEKFYFTPGDTGYPVFQTRYARVGVYICYDRHFPEGARILGLNGAEIVFNPSATVAGLSEYLWELEQPAHAVANGYFVGAINRVGVEKPWAIGEFYGKSYFCNPRGKIIAQASRDKDEVVVADLDLDMIAEVRKTWQFFRDRRPDSYEPLVSQAGKVAKVAS; encoded by the coding sequence ATGTCTCGAAGCGTCCGCTGCGGCCTGATCCAGGCCCACAATCCTCTTGGCCCCGATCACAGCATGTCCAAGATCAAGAAGGCGATGATCGACAAGCATCTCAAGTTGATCGAGCAGGCTGCAAAAGAGAAAGTGCAAGTCCTGTGCCTTCAAGAACTTTTTTACGGTCCTTATTTCTGCGCCGAGCAGAATCAAAAATGGTATGAGATGACCGAGCGAGTCCCCGATGGTCCGACGACGAAGCTCATGCAGAAGCTCGCGGCCAAATACAAGATGGTGATCGTAGTTCCGGTGTACGAGGAGGAGATGACCGGCTTGTACTTCAACACTGCGGCCGTTATCGACTCCGATGGAACGTATCTCGGAAAATATAGAAAGCACCACATTCCACAAGTGGCTCCCGGGTTTTGGGAGAAGTTTTACTTCACCCCCGGCGATACCGGGTATCCCGTTTTTCAGACCCGCTACGCTCGAGTGGGCGTTTACATCTGCTACGACAGGCACTTTCCAGAGGGCGCGCGCATTCTCGGACTGAATGGGGCCGAGATCGTGTTTAATCCATCGGCGACGGTTGCCGGTCTCTCCGAATATCTATGGGAGCTTGAACAGCCCGCGCACGCTGTCGCTAACGGATACTTTGTGGGCGCGATCAATCGTGTCGGCGTCGAGAAACCATGGGCCATCGGTGAGTTTTATGGGAAGAGCTACTTCTGCAATCCGCGCGGCAAGATCATCGCGCAAGCCAGCCGCGATAAGGACGAAGTGGTAGTAGCGGATTTAGATCTGGACATGATCGCCGAAGTTCGCAAGACTTGGCAGTTCTTCCGCGATCGCCGTCCAGATTCGTATGAGCCGCTGGTATCGCAAGCGGGCAAGGTGGCCAAGGTAGCGTCCTAG